The window GCCGGCCGCCAGCATCTCCAGCAACCTGAGCCTCTCGGCGGCCGCCCGTTTGGGGTCCTGCCTGGGGAAACGATGCCCCACGCCCAGAACGTCGGCCAGTTCGGCCAGCCGCTTTTTCACCGTGGGGTAGCTGATGCCCAGGATGCCCTCCATGTCCTTGATGCTCCCGCCGACGGCGACGAAGTGCTTCAGGAAGGCGCGCTGCTCCGAGCTCAGGCTGCAGAAATCACAGAGGGTGAAATC of the bacterium genome contains:
- a CDS encoding DUF2089 family protein — protein: MPYPIPGHCPVCGKEFNVVELLCKSCRVSLRGDFTLCDFCSLSSEQRAFLKHFVAVGGSIKDMEGILGISYPTVKKRLAELADVLGVGHRFPRQDPKRAAAERLRLLEMLAAG